A stretch of the Amycolatopsis sp. BJA-103 genome encodes the following:
- a CDS encoding alpha/beta hydrolase has protein sequence MTSRRYGAVIVAVMLALSTAPASAAPHPSLNWQDCGNGAQCAVLRVPVDWRDPGGPSTGIDVVRVTAKDPARRTGTVVANLGAGNSTTTIVGPRPAPLQTWLDELTERLDVVVFDPRGLGRSTGGTQIVCPRPPASILGLVRHQDEAGWQAQVGENAAYDAGCRQAAGPVFAGLDSWQTAHDLDAIRAALGEARLRYFGNSYGTTYGQAYAELFGDRLERLYLDGVADHTRPRLADWLADYALTQERQLLRFRDWCARAASCALHGRDAANAWDELVATAQRAPVPAPGAGPGRVVTAGDLFAGALVGMTPPRWPALAQAIAEAATGDASDFLTVLRFPPDGPTGSVQNAILCHDFMPQTPDYREFLRIERRLKALAPRFGWIEGRFELGRCAGVPGDPAYPPRPLSAPKAPAALVTIGELDNNTANLGAAHVAGQFPRASTVWHGDGHAAYLLGNRCLRKLGNAYLFDGTLPAPGTFCPGELAPPVD, from the coding sequence ATGACAAGTCGAAGGTACGGCGCCGTGATCGTGGCCGTGATGCTGGCGTTGTCGACGGCTCCCGCGTCGGCCGCCCCGCACCCGTCGCTGAACTGGCAGGACTGCGGCAACGGCGCGCAGTGCGCGGTGCTGAGGGTTCCGGTGGACTGGAGGGATCCCGGCGGGCCGTCCACCGGTATCGACGTCGTGCGGGTGACGGCGAAGGATCCGGCTCGCCGCACCGGCACGGTGGTGGCCAACCTCGGCGCCGGGAACAGCACGACGACCATCGTCGGACCGAGGCCCGCGCCGCTCCAGACCTGGCTCGACGAACTCACCGAGCGGCTGGACGTCGTCGTCTTCGACCCCCGCGGTCTCGGACGGAGCACCGGTGGCACGCAGATCGTGTGCCCGCGTCCGCCTGCCTCGATCCTCGGGTTGGTGCGGCATCAGGACGAAGCGGGTTGGCAGGCCCAGGTCGGGGAGAACGCCGCCTACGATGCCGGGTGCCGTCAAGCGGCGGGCCCGGTGTTCGCCGGGCTCGACTCCTGGCAGACCGCGCACGATCTCGACGCGATCCGGGCCGCGCTCGGCGAGGCGAGGTTGCGGTACTTCGGCAATTCCTACGGCACCACCTACGGCCAGGCCTACGCCGAACTGTTCGGTGACCGGCTGGAGCGGCTCTACCTCGACGGCGTCGCCGACCACACCCGGCCCCGGCTGGCTGACTGGCTGGCCGACTACGCGCTCACCCAGGAACGGCAGCTCCTGCGCTTTCGGGACTGGTGCGCCCGCGCGGCGTCCTGTGCCCTGCACGGCAGGGACGCCGCGAACGCGTGGGACGAACTCGTCGCGACGGCCCAGCGCGCGCCGGTGCCGGCGCCCGGAGCGGGACCTGGTCGCGTCGTCACGGCGGGGGACCTGTTCGCCGGCGCGCTCGTCGGCATGACTCCGCCGCGATGGCCCGCACTGGCCCAGGCCATCGCGGAAGCGGCCACCGGTGACGCGAGCGACTTCCTCACCGTTCTCCGATTCCCGCCCGACGGGCCGACGGGGTCCGTGCAGAACGCGATCCTGTGCCACGACTTCATGCCCCAGACGCCCGACTACCGCGAGTTCCTCCGCATCGAGCGCAGGCTCAAGGCCCTCGCACCGCGCTTCGGCTGGATCGAAGGCCGCTTCGAACTCGGCCGCTGCGCGGGTGTTCCCGGTGATCCGGCGTATCCGCCGCGTCCGCTGTCGGCGCCCAAGGCACCTGCCGCGCTGGTGACGATCGGCGAGCTGGACAACAACACCGCCAATCTCGGAGCGGCGCACGTCGCCGGGCAGTTTCCCCGGGCGAGCACGGTCTGGCACGGTGACGGGCACGCCGCCTACCTTCTGGGCAACCGGTGTCTCCGGAAGCTGGGCAACGCGTACCTTTTCGATGGCACGCTGCCGGCGCCCGGTACGTTCTGCCCCGGCGAACTTGCTCCGCCGGTCGATTGA